One segment of Cololabis saira isolate AMF1-May2022 chromosome 9, fColSai1.1, whole genome shotgun sequence DNA contains the following:
- the LOC133451352 gene encoding spindlin-1-like isoform X3: protein MKTPFKSPAAPRPRADGGNSGVSANMMKKKNPHKKQRTSVGPSKTLVPPRRNIVGCRIQHIWKEGSKNSQWKGTVLDQVPVNPSLYLIKYDGFDCIYGLELYGDERVVGLEVLPDRVAPARVSDSMLAETMIGKAVEHMFETEDGPKEEWRGMVLARAPIMTSWFYITYEKDPVLYMYQLLDDYKEGDLRIMPDSNDSMAEREPGEVVDSLVGKQVEYAKEDGGKRSGMVIHQVEAKPSVYFIKFDDDFHIYVYDLVKTS from the exons ATGAAGACCCCGTTCAAAAGCCCAGCGGCCCCTCGACCCCGAGCCGACGGGG ggaATTCCGGCGTCTCTGCAAAcatgatgaagaagaagaatccCCACAA gaAGCAGAGGACCAGCGTGGGCCCCAGCAAGACCCTGGTCCCCCCCCGGAGGAACATCGTGGGCTGCAGGATCCAGCACATCTGGAAGGAGGGCA GTAAGAACTCCCAGTGGAAGGGGAcggtcctggaccaggtcccGGTAAACCCGTCTCTCTACCTGATCAAGTACGACGGCTTCGACTGCATCTACGGCCTGGAGCTGTACGGAGACGAGAGGGTGGTGGGCCTGGAGGTGCTGCCGGACCGGGTCG cccCGGCCCGCGTCAGCGACTCCATGCTAGCAGAGACGATGATCGGGAAGGCGGTGGAGCACATGTTTGAGACGGAGGACGGACCCAAGGAGGAGTGGAGGGGGATGGTGCTGGCCCGGGCCCCCATCATGACGTCCTGGTTCTACATCACCTACGAGAAGGACCCGGTCCTGTACATGTACCAGCTGCTGGACGACTACAAGGAGGGGGACCTGAGGATCATGCCCGACTCCA ACGACAGCATGGCGGAGCGGGAGCCCGGCGAGGTGGTGGACAGTCTGGTGGGGAAGCAGGTGGAATACGCCAAGGAGGACGGAGGGAAACGCTCGGGGATGGTGATCCACCAg GTGGAAGCCAAGCCCTCCGTCTACTTCATCAAGTTCGACGACGACTTCCACATCTACGTCTACGACCTGGTCAAGACCTCCtag
- the LOC133451352 gene encoding spindlin-1-like isoform X2 — translation MKTPFKSPAAPRPRADGGNSGVSANMMKKKNPHKKQRTSVGPSKTLVPPRRNIVGCRIQHIWKEGSKNSQWKGTVLDQVPVNPSLYLIKYDGFDCIYGLELYGDERVVGLEVLPDRVAPARVSDSMLAETMIGKAVEHMFETEDGPKEEWRGMVLARAPIMTSWFYITYEKDPVLYMYQLLDDYKEGDLRIMPDSNDSMAERESNHRCVSDDSMAEREPGEVVDSLVGKQVEYAKEDGGKRSGMVIHQVEAKPSVYFIKFDDDFHIYVYDLVKTS, via the exons ATGAAGACCCCGTTCAAAAGCCCAGCGGCCCCTCGACCCCGAGCCGACGGGG ggaATTCCGGCGTCTCTGCAAAcatgatgaagaagaagaatccCCACAA gaAGCAGAGGACCAGCGTGGGCCCCAGCAAGACCCTGGTCCCCCCCCGGAGGAACATCGTGGGCTGCAGGATCCAGCACATCTGGAAGGAGGGCA GTAAGAACTCCCAGTGGAAGGGGAcggtcctggaccaggtcccGGTAAACCCGTCTCTCTACCTGATCAAGTACGACGGCTTCGACTGCATCTACGGCCTGGAGCTGTACGGAGACGAGAGGGTGGTGGGCCTGGAGGTGCTGCCGGACCGGGTCG cccCGGCCCGCGTCAGCGACTCCATGCTAGCAGAGACGATGATCGGGAAGGCGGTGGAGCACATGTTTGAGACGGAGGACGGACCCAAGGAGGAGTGGAGGGGGATGGTGCTGGCCCGGGCCCCCATCATGACGTCCTGGTTCTACATCACCTACGAGAAGGACCCGGTCCTGTACATGTACCAGCTGCTGGACGACTACAAGGAGGGGGACCTGAGGATCATGCCCGACTCCA ACGACAGCATGGCGGAGCGGGAATCTAACCACCGGTGTGTTTCAGACGACAGCATGGCGGAGCGGGAGCCCGGCGAGGTGGTGGACAGTCTGGTGGGGAAGCAGGTGGAATACGCCAAGGAGGACGGAGGGAAACGCTCGGGGATGGTGATCCACCAg GTGGAAGCCAAGCCCTCCGTCTACTTCATCAAGTTCGACGACGACTTCCACATCTACGTCTACGACCTGGTCAAGACCTCCtag
- the LOC133451352 gene encoding spindlin-1-like isoform X1 yields the protein MKTPFKSPAAPRPRADGGNSGVSANMMKKKNPHKKQRTSVGPSKTLVPPRRNIVGCRIQHIWKEGSKNSQWKGTVLDQVPVNPSLYLIKYDGFDCIYGLELYGDERVVGLEVLPDRVAPARVSDSMLAETMIGKAVEHMFETEDGPKEEWRGMVLARAPIMTSWFYITYEKDPVLYMYQLLDDYKEGDLRIMPDSNDSMAERESNHRCVSDDSMAERESNHRCVSDDSMAEREPGEVVDSLVGKQVEYAKEDGGKRSGMVIHQVEAKPSVYFIKFDDDFHIYVYDLVKTS from the exons ATGAAGACCCCGTTCAAAAGCCCAGCGGCCCCTCGACCCCGAGCCGACGGGG ggaATTCCGGCGTCTCTGCAAAcatgatgaagaagaagaatccCCACAA gaAGCAGAGGACCAGCGTGGGCCCCAGCAAGACCCTGGTCCCCCCCCGGAGGAACATCGTGGGCTGCAGGATCCAGCACATCTGGAAGGAGGGCA GTAAGAACTCCCAGTGGAAGGGGAcggtcctggaccaggtcccGGTAAACCCGTCTCTCTACCTGATCAAGTACGACGGCTTCGACTGCATCTACGGCCTGGAGCTGTACGGAGACGAGAGGGTGGTGGGCCTGGAGGTGCTGCCGGACCGGGTCG cccCGGCCCGCGTCAGCGACTCCATGCTAGCAGAGACGATGATCGGGAAGGCGGTGGAGCACATGTTTGAGACGGAGGACGGACCCAAGGAGGAGTGGAGGGGGATGGTGCTGGCCCGGGCCCCCATCATGACGTCCTGGTTCTACATCACCTACGAGAAGGACCCGGTCCTGTACATGTACCAGCTGCTGGACGACTACAAGGAGGGGGACCTGAGGATCATGCCCGACTCCA ACGACAGCATGGCGGAGCGGGAATCTAACCACCGGTGTGTTTCAGACGACAGCATGGCGGAGCGGGAATCTAACCACCGGTGTGTTTCAGACGACAGCATGGCGGAGCGGGAGCCCGGCGAGGTGGTGGACAGTCTGGTGGGGAAGCAGGTGGAATACGCCAAGGAGGACGGAGGGAAACGCTCGGGGATGGTGATCCACCAg GTGGAAGCCAAGCCCTCCGTCTACTTCATCAAGTTCGACGACGACTTCCACATCTACGTCTACGACCTGGTCAAGACCTCCtag